A stretch of Porites lutea chromosome 5, jaPorLute2.1, whole genome shotgun sequence DNA encodes these proteins:
- the LOC140938040 gene encoding fibroblast growth factor receptor 2-like gives MRISILKYGILVALIGAVLPMRSLDRVPLFYQLTMKKSRQSDVVERLKPPIPERPKLVSRNLQTKDVLDENLKEENRERNNEESGKVGGHHCSETKEIEIDLEDDERGVLINDAPQSGQGQKGSATSVMVLPSINIAHFSKEKELTPSEALRNVEEKITIEKEEGSCEGKEDDEEDISGKEVLCYAWQIAKGMEYLASKGFIHRDLAARNILLGEDRAVKIADFGLLRRANESEIYEVTSVHKLPMKWMAPEALENGIFTFKTDVWSFGVVLWELATMGGTPYPGISPMRLCSLLKSGYRMEKPNTCSDEIYKLMMDCWKEDPNERPSFAQLIPILEEMMTEDTPYYYFRLLDQSQPCYREASASNTSKTSTLDTKL, from the exons ATGAGGATCTCCATCCTTAAATATGGTATCCTTGTTGCCCTTATTGGAGCAGTGTTGCCGATGcgatccttagatagggtaccCTTATTCTATCAG CTTACAATGAAAAAGAGTCGTCAAAGTGATGTTGTTGAAAGGCTTAAACCTCCTATTCCTGAGAGGCCGAAACTGGTGTCCAGAAACCTGCAAACAAAAGATGTCCTGGATGAAAACCTGAAAGAGGAGAACAGGGAAAGAAATAATGAAGAAAGTGGAAAAGTCGGTGGTCATCATTGCAGCGAGACGAAGGAAATTGAAATCGACCTGGAAGACGATGAAAGAGGAGTTCTAATCAATGATGCGCCTCAATCTGGACAAGGACAAAAGGGGTCGGCTACGTCGGTGATGGTGTTACCTTCGATCAATATTGCCCACTTCTCCAAAGAAAAAGAGCTCACTCCTTCTGAGGCTTTAAGAAACGTCGAAGAAAAGATCACCATCGAGAAAGAAGAAGGCAGCTGTGAGGGCaaggaagatgatgaagaagacaTTTCTGGGAAAGAAGTCTTATGTTATGCGTGGCAGATTGCTAAAGGGATG GAATACTTGGCCAGCAAAGGATTCATTCATCGTGACCTAGCAGCCCGTAATATTCTACTTGGTGAGGACAGAGCGGTAAAGATTGCCGATTTTGGTTTGTTACGCCGCGCAAATGAGAGTGAAATATACGAAGTTACGAGCGTGCACAAGCTACCAATGAAATGGATGGCACCTGAAGCGTTGGAAAACGGCATTTTTACTTTCAAGACTGACGT ATGGTCTTTTGGAGTTGTTTTGTGGGAACTAGCCACCATGG ggGGTACTCCATACCCTGGGATAAGCCCTATGAGGTTATGCAGTTTACTTAAATCTGGATATCGGATGGAGAAACCCAACACGTGCAGCGATGAAAT ATACAAATTGATGATGGACTGCTGGAAGGAGGATCCAAATGAACGACCCTCATTCGCTCAACTAATACCGATACTGGAAGAGATGATGACAGAAGATACCCCTTACTATTATTTCAGACTATTGGATCAGAGCCAGCCATGTTACCGTGAGGCATCAGCTTCTAACACCAGTAAAACTAGTACTCTTGATACGAAGCTGTAA